AGAAAGCATTTAGCTCTTTCTCACCGTAAAGTTCAAAAATCGCATTAGAAATAGCACCGAAAAGGGAAGCCGAATCAAAGGAGAGATCTTTCCAGCTTAGAACCGTTCTTTCGCCCGGTAAAAGTTTGAATATGATCATTTTGTCCCCTCTTTTTCCTTCTTTAGCTCGCCCTTAACCGTGTCAATAATATTTTCAATATCCGCTTCTGAAAGATCCTCTGCTTTATCGACTTCCTCCTCTTCTCCCTTCCCCTCATAGTAATCACGTCCTCTAAACCTTATACTTATATTTTCAAATTTAACTGCGCCATAGCCTCTCGAACCATGTCCTCCAAGATAGTCATCCTCAAGAAGTCTCATACCTTCAAAGAGCGTTTTCAGGAGGTCAACATCACTCTCATCCAGTAGCTTCAAGCTCATCTCGAAATCAAACCGAGCCCCAGCAGGAACCCTCTCTACCTGACGCGGATTCGCGGCAGAGGTAAGCCTATCGATAGAGTTTTCGTATTTCACCTC
Above is a window of Synergistota bacterium DNA encoding:
- the csm3 gene encoding type III-A CRISPR-associated RAMP protein Csm3 — encoded protein: YNQLIASGERPEFKGGPCCCGECEICKLFGVPANENKLPFNPTRLAVRDAFLDKDYWNGYFKEADILGGAYTEVKYENSIDRLTSAANPRQVERVPAGARFDFEMSLKLLDESDVDLLKTLFEGMRLLEDDYLGGHGSRGYGAVKFENISIRFRGRDYYEGKGEEEEVDKAEDLSEADIENIIDTVKGELKKEKEGTK